The Gemmatimonadota bacterium genome window below encodes:
- a CDS encoding shikimate kinase, producing MNFVIIFGPPAVGKMTVGYELSKITVLNVFHNNMTI from the coding sequence ATGAATTTCGTAATTATATTTGGCCCACCTGCTGTCGGAAAAATGACAGTGGGGTATGAATTGTCGAAAATCACGGTCTTAAATGTTTTTCACAATAACATGACCATTGA